Proteins from a genomic interval of Yarrowia lipolytica chromosome 1E, complete sequence:
- a CDS encoding uncharacterized protein (Compare to YALI0E03102g, similar to Saccharomyces cerevisiae MSS11 (YMR164C); ancestral locus Anc_2.346, weakly similar to DEHA0A06006g Debaryomyces hansenii) — protein sequence MPAKSDKELLNAYIYDYLLKHNMHDSARTFGAEAKVVPNVKKEDDKDLPKPLIPIDAPQGFLYEWWALFWDIYSARGSKGGGSVPAQQYVQGTMRLRQEHAARAQLQQQHQAQQHAQAQAAAQVQGQAQGQGQGQNPTQGPQPQGHMGMPGQGPHQPGGPFMNGNMMFPPGQMRMGQLPQHLQQQGTGVAGANPSDDSSSPGGTSPAKRQRLSPDMGGQSHPEQQGQHMMGTPNPNNPVFNSQVMQQLKASQGQMPNLQQQQQAQLQQYSNTLSLAQQRAMMNAKGGPNGQPGQPGQPGQPGQPGQPGQPGQPGQPLPMGYEGMEPGFMGGNGLILNAQQMRQQQAGSGGAAGSGQLNGNSNALHDYQMQLMLLEQQNKKRLMVARQEQQEGQPRAEGQAAAAGANPGARMSGQFKRPGSSPVVGNIGDGRRVTPKLPNQPSPLIDANRASPLQSNFNGQGDFNVVVGPSGQMMRMQQPQQQGGPPQQQGQQQGGPGQQQGGPGQQPQQGQQQGQQGGPQGGQHRFDDPQQLPQSQNGGPQPGSAPGQLPQTQGGPQRPPSRVSQMPPPGVQGGQRTQPSSPGQASNPGSGGSSGSAPGGTTPTQANKQLKGKKAEPKKRAKKGNQPVTPKAVSESPTPTTPATPSAASNQSLLSKATNFAANNKQAQAAAHAQAQAQAAAQAQSQMHMGGMGGSSSGLELDVNGGMGLDNDSSSFLNDFSTGNEGDVGDMDFDFNSFLNTDDNAAGALKFDSGSAFGWGEGVEAMNE from the coding sequence ATGCCCGCAAAGTCGGATAAGGAGCTTCTAAACGCCTACATCTATGACTATTTATTGAAGCACAACATGCACGACTCGGCACGCACGTTTGGCGCAGAGGCCAAGGTGGTGCCGAAcgtgaagaaggaggacgacaaggacctGCCCAAGCCGCTCATCCCCATCGATGCTCCGCAGGGATTTCTCTACGAGTGGTGGGCACTCTTCTGGGACATTTATTCCGCACGCGGTTCCAAGGGAGGAGGAAGCGTGCCAGCTCAACAGTACGTCCAGGGAACCATGCGGCTTCGTCAAGAACACGCCGCTCGCGCCCAGttacagcagcagcaccaggCCCAGCAACACgctcaggctcaggctgctgctcaggttcaaggacaagcccaaggacAGGGACAGGGCCAGAACCCCACACAGGGCCCCCAGCCCCAGGGACACATGGGTATGCCTGGTCAGGGTCCCCACCAGCCCGGCGGCCCCTTTATGAATGGGAACATGATGTTCCCACCGGGTCAGATGCGGATGGGTCAGCTGCCGCAGCACCTTCAGCAACAAGGTACAGGCGTGGCCGGTGCCAACCCCTCGGACGACTCGTCGTCCCCTGGAGGCACTTCGCCCGCCAAGAGACAACGGCTGTCGCCTGATATGGGCGGCCAATCTCATCCCGAGCAGCAGGGCCAGCACATGATGGGCacccccaaccccaacaaccCCGTGTTCAACTCACAAGTGATGCAGCAGCTTAAGGCGTCGCAAGGCCAGATGCCCAacctgcagcagcaacagcaagCACAGCTCCAGCAATATTCGAATACCTTATCGCTGGCACAACAGCGTGCTATGATGAACGCCAAGGGTGGTCCTAACGGCCAGCCTGGACAGCCTGGTCAACCTGGACAGCCCGGACAGCCCGGACAGCCCGGACAACCTGGTCAGCCAGGCCAACCTCTACCCATGGGCTACGAAGGAATGGAACCTGGATTCATGGGCGGCAACGGGCTGATTCTCAACGCCCAGCAGATGCGACAGCAACAAGCCGGTAGCGGTGGCGCAGCAGGGTCTGGCCAGCTCAACGGCAACTCCAACGCGCTGCACGACTACCAAATGCAACTCATGTTGTTGGAACAGCAGAACAAGAAGCGACTGATGGTGGCTCgacaggagcagcaggaaggCCAGCCTCGAGCTGAGGGCCAAGCCGCAGCAGCGGGCGCCAACCCTGGAGCTCGCATGAGTGGCCAATTCAAGCGACCCGGCTCCAGTCCTGTCGTTGGCAACATTGGCGACGGCCGACGAGTCACACCCAAGCTGCCCAACCAGCCATCACCTCTGATTGACGCCAACCGTGCCTCTCCCCTTCAAAGTAATTTCAATGGCCAGGGCGACTTCAATGTTGTGGTTGGTCCCAGCGGCCAGATGATGCGAATGCAacagccacagcagcagggcgGTCCTCCCCAGCAACAAGGCCAGCAGCAAGGAGGCCCCGGTCAGCAGCAAGGAGGTCCAGgccaacaaccacagcagGGCCAGCAACAGGGACAACAGGGTGGCCCCCAGGGTGGACAGCATCGATTCGATGATCCCCAGCAGCTGCCACAAAGTCAGAACGGCGGTCCTCAACCTGGGTCTGCTCCTGGGCAGCTTCCACAGACACAGGGTGGTCCTCAGCGACCACCATCACGGGTGTCGCAGATGCCCCCGCCGGGCGTCCAAGGTGGACAGCGAACACAACCTTCCTCACCGGGCCAAGCATCTAATCCTGGTAGCGGTGGCAGCAGTGGAAGTGCTCCTGGAGGCACGACCCCAACACAGGCTaacaagcagctcaagggcaagaaggccgaACCCAAGAAGCGAGCAAAGAAGGGCAACCAGCCCGTCACCCCCAAGGCAGTGTCCGAGAGCCCCACTCCCACCACGCCGGCCACGCCGTCTGCCGCATCAAACCAGTCCCTTTTGTCGAAGGCTACCAACTTTGCCGCAAATAACAAGCAAGCTCAGGCGGCGGCTCATGCACAGgcccaagcccaagcaGCCGCCCAAGCCCAGTCCCAGATGCATATGGGTGGCATGGGTGGCTCGTCCTCTGGACTGGAGCTTGACGTCAATGGCGGAATGGGTCTTGATAATGACTCGTCCTCGTTCCTCAATGACTTCAGCACCGGAAACGAGGGCGATGTCGGCGACATGGACTTTGACTTCAACTCATTCCTCAACACGGACGACAACGCCGCCGGAGCTCTCAAGTTTGACTCTGGGTCTGCTTTTGGCTGGGGCGAGGGCGTTGAAGCCATGAATGAGTAA
- a CDS encoding uncharacterized protein (Compare to YALI0E03080g, no similarity), which translates to MDPASALAQKLASLKHLTSNIPPGYYVIDTSSPSRSRSSTTPSSSASAANAIQEEDDDEGSGFAYINPELSGTTQSGRVPPISGLATESPEDLKSEKEESKKVSYTFEMFCEDFDPTDDTIRRLFELMMVELANKREALVHKPAAGSIRKRFGSMSNLQMSASYHGYHSQSTGNLRHSYAGPPAPVFQGFHSGQSSVSGSFIPGSYVPPGSIPSSHAGSVSGSMAGSIPGSGYHTPNHPYLSSLTPIHQENDTVPQVVTGFAGSRNISSPQLASSTSNISSRMSRAFERAGSSGHNMPSSSNNPSHTNLSVLSTGSAATGPPSPSQSSPVYVPMKSPKSAVSLNPDPRRMSQSDAWMPYAGLSARARANFGSGGRFSVTSSVSDGDAFDRMKEAEASDRSE; encoded by the coding sequence ATGGACCCCGCATCGGCACTTGCCCAAAAACTGGCATCGTTGAAGCATTTAACATCCAATATCCCCCCGGGATACTATGTCATCGACACCTCTTCTCCGTCTCGATCTCGATCTTCGACTACCCCATCTTCCTCGGCTTCGGCCGCAAACGCAATacaagaggaggacgatgacgaGGGGTCCGGGTTCGCTTACATCAACCCCGAGCTAAGTGGAACGACACAAAGTGGCCGGGTGCCTCCGATTTCCGGATTGGCCACCGAGTCCCCCGAAGATCTGAAAAGTGAAAAAGAGGAATCGAAAAAGGTCAGCTATACGTTTGAAATGTTCTGCGAAGACTTTGACCCAACCGACGACACCATAAGACGACTGTTCGAGCTCATGATGGTCGAATTGGCCAACAAACGAGAAGCATTGGTACATAAGCCTGCCGCCGGTTCCATACGCAAGCGATTCGGATCCATGTCGAACCTGCAGATGAGCGCTAGCTACCACGGTTATCACTCCCAAAGCACAGGCAATCTTCGACACTCTTATGCCGGACCGCCTGCCCCTGTCTTTCAGGGCTTCCATAGTGGCCAGTCATCTGTCTCAGGAAGCTTTATTCCTGGCAGCTATGTGCCGCCTGGATCCATTCCTAGCTCGCATGCGGGTTCTGTTTCGGGATCCATGGCAGGATCTATTCCTGGGTCGGGTTACCACACCCCCAACCATCCTTATCTTTCATCCCTGACACCCATTCACCAGGAAAATGACACTGTTCCTCAGGTTGTAACGGGCTTTGCTGGTTCTCGAAACATCAGCAGTCCCCAATTGGCTTCCTCTACATCTAACATTTCGTCTCGAATGTCTCGAGCCTTTGAGCGAGCTGGTTCCTCTGGCCACAACATGCCCTCGTCCTCAAACAACCCTTCCCACACAAACCTCAGCGTTCTGAGCACCGGCTCTGCTGCAACAGGTCCGCCGTCGCCATCGCAATCGAGTCCAGTCTATGTACCTATGAAATCTCCAAAATCAGCCGTCAGTCTAAACCCTGACCCTCGACGAATGTCTCAATCGGATGCTTGGATGCCCTATGCTGGTCTTAGTGCTCGTGCCCGTGCCAATTTTGGATCGGGAGGCCGGTTCAGTGTAACCAGCAGTGTTTCTGATGGAGATGCCTTTGATCGCATGAAAGAAGCGGAGGCGTCAGACAGAAGTGAATGA
- a CDS encoding uncharacterized protein (Compare to YALI0E03058g, similar to DEHA0E08833g Debaryomyces hansenii possible transmembrane segment), whose amino-acid sequence MPWGLNGLQVQVWKGIKIRVVGTGGIKLRRKHLYIPWGLWFAQHSSNFILHTKTNISHPPFTFLPIPVSTVTVSINCIACISRKAQEGPSQLNANYPYQLTHLTHVMAAISKDYVLSPWGKAVAGAAGAVLANTLVYPLDIVKTRLQVQVKRKEGGPLPAFEEGHFEHYEGTVDALKKIYAANGLAGLYQGLPSCLLGVASTNFAYFYWYGFIRDSYIKRNPGKALSTPIELLLGAVAGALAQVFTIPVAVITTRQQTSDAKSRQGFLATAKSVVDDDGISGLWRGLKASLVLVINPSITYGSFERLRTILFKGKLHLSPGENFLLGALSKAMATIATQPMIVAKVMQQSKTKGGKQFNSFVQALVFLFKEEGILGMWKGVGPQISKGIIVQGLLFMIKDQVELFIVLLFRLMKAPTLIKG is encoded by the coding sequence ATGCCCTGGGGCCTTAATGGGTTACAGGTCCAAGTGTGGAAGGGAATAAAGATACGGGTGGTGGGGACCGGTGGGATCAAGCTCAGAAGAAAGCACTTATATATACCGTGGGGTCTCTGGTTTGCCCAGCATTCCTCCAATTTTATCCTACACACGAAAACAAACATATCTCACCCACCCTTTACGTTCCTGCCAATCCCGGTTTCAACAGTTACAGTTTCTATCAACTGCATAGCGTGCATCAGCCGAAAAGCACAAGAAGGCCCATCACAACTCAACGCTAACTATCCTTATCAACTCACCCATCTCACTCACGTCATGGCAGCTATTTCCAAAGACTATGTTCTGTCGCCCTGGGGCAAAGCCGTGGCTGGTGCCGCTGGAGCCGTGCTCGCAAACACACTGGTCTACCCCCTAGACATTGTGAAAACGCGGCTTCAGGTGCAGGTCAAGCGCAAGGAGGGCGGACCCCTTCCTGCCTTCGAGGAGGGCCATTTCGAGCACTACGAGGGCACTGTCGACGCTCTGAAAAAGATCTATGCCGCCAACGGCCTGGCCGGCCTGTACCAGGGTCTTCCCTCTTGTCTTCTAGGTGTGGCCTCTACCAACTTTGCCTACTTCTACTGGTATGGCTTCATCCGAGACTCTTACATTAAGCGAAACCCCGGTAAAGCTCTCTCGACTCCCATCGAGCTGCTCCTCGGAGCTGTGGCAGGAGCCCTGGCACAGGTTTTCACCATCCCCGTGGCCGTGATCACCACACGACAGCAGACTTCAGACGCCAAGTCGCGGCAGGGATTCCTGGCTACTGCCAAGAGCGTGGTGGATGACGACGGAATCAGTGGTCTCTGGCGAGGTCTCAAGGCctctctggtgctggtgatCAACCCCTCCATCACTTACGGCTCGTTTGAGCGTCTCAGAACCATCCTGTTCAAGGGTAAGCTGCACCTGTCTCCCGGAGAGAACTTCCTGCTGGGAGCCTTGTCCAAGGCTATGGCCACCATTGCCACTCAGCCCATGATTGTGGCCAAGGTCATGCAGCagtccaagaccaaggGTGGCAAGCAGTTCAACAGCTTTGTGCAGGCATTGGTGTTCCtgttcaaggaggagggtaTTTTGGGAATGTGGAAGGGAGTTGGCCCCCAGATCTCCAAGGGCATCATTGTGCAGGGGCTCCTCTTCATGATTAAGGACCAAGTCGAGCTCTTCATCGTGCTACTTTTTAGACTCATGAAGGCCCCCACCTTGATCAAGGGATAA
- a CDS encoding uncharacterized protein (Compare to YALI0E03036g, similar to Saccharomyces cerevisiae PDI1 (YCL043C) and EUG1 (YDR518W); ancestral locus Anc_1.31, similar to uniprot|P55059 Humicola insolens Protein disulfide isomerase precursor), producing MKFTALTIALMGALAAASDVVKLDSDNFADFVTDNKLVLAEFFAPWCGHCKQLAPEYESAATILKEKGIPIGKVDCTENEELCSKFEIQGYPTLKIFRGSEEDSSLYQSARTSEAIVQYLLKQALPLVSEFANEKELNAFTKDNDVTIVAFHDEDDEKSQSTFQRVAQKLRERFTFGHSADKALAKKYGVEKFPALVVYRNFDEKPAVYDISAGKKVFKFKPEPLTKFIKTEAVPVIGEIGPASFQDYATSGLPLVYIFSALEKDTKQISEWVKPWAEKLKGEAYVGVIDADLYGSHAQNVNIQEKFPAIAIENFDNKKKWAHAQDAKITKASVDKFFKEYIEGTLEPILKSDPVPEYQDGPVHIVVGKNYKDIVLDDDKDVLIEFYAPWCGHCKILAPIYDELGDLFFDHPEISKKVTVAKIDATTNEFPDEDVKGFPTIKLYPAGKKNAPITYPGARTLEGLNQFIKEHGTHKVDGLAHADEEEAPAKDTKAKKGGKIDDEL from the coding sequence ATGAAGTTCACTGCCCTCACAATTGCGCTCATGGGCGCTCTGGCTGCGGCCTCCGACGTCGTCAAGCTCGATTCCGACAACTTTGCCGACTTTGTCACTGACAACAAGCTCGTCCTCGCTGAGTTCTTTGCTCCCTGGTGCGGACACTGCAAGCAACTCGCCCCCGAGTACGAGTCTGCAGCCACCATCCTTAAGGAGAAGGGCATCCCCATTGGAAAGGTCGACTGTACCGAGAACGAGGAGCTCTGCTCCAAGTTTGAGATCCAGGGCTACCCCACCCTCAAGATCTTCCGTGGATCTGAGGAGGACAGCTCTCTCTACCAGTCTGCCCGAACCTCCGAGGCAATTGTCCAGTACTTGCTGAAGCAGGCCCTTCCTCTCGTTTCCGAATTCGCCAACGAGAAAGAGCTCAATGccttcaccaaggacaACGACGTCACCATTGTTGCCTTCCAcgatgaggatgacgagaAGTCTCAGTCCACCTTCCAGCGAGTCGCACAGAAGCTCCGAGAGCGATTCACTTTCGGCCACTCCGCTGACAAGGCCCTTGCCAAGAAGTACGGTGTCGAGAAGTTCCCCGCTCTCGTTGTCTACCGAAACTTCGATGAGAAGCCCGCCGTTTACGACATCTCTGCTGGCAAGAAGGTGTTCAAGTTTAAGCCCGAGCCTCTTACCAAGTTCATCAAGACCGAGGCTGTCCCCGTCATTGGTGAGATTGGTCCCGCTTCTTTCCAGGACTACGCCACATCTGGCCTCCCTCTGGTCTACATCTTctctgctctggagaaggacacCAAGCAGATCTCCGAGTGGGTCAAGCCTTGGGCTGAGAAGCTGAAGGGTGAGGCTTATGTCGGTGTCATTGACGCTGACCTCTACGGATCTCACGCCCAGAACGTCAACATCCAGGAGAAGTTCCCTGCCATCGCTATCGAGAACTTcgacaacaagaagaagtgggCCCATGCTCAGGATGCCAAGATCACCAAGGCCTCCGTCGACAAGTTCTTCAAGGAGTACATTGAGGGAACTCTCGAGCCTATCCTCAAGTCTGACCCCGTCCCCGAGTACCAGGATGGTCCCGTCCACATTGTTGTCGGCAAGAACTACAAGGATATTGTTCTCGATGATGACAAGGATGTTCTGATCGAGTTCTACGCTCCCTGGTGCGGACACTGCAAGATTCTTGCTCCCATCTACGACGAGCTTGGAGACCTCTTCTTCGACCACCCCGAGATCTCCAAGAAGGTTACTGTCGCCAAGATCGACGCCACCACTAACGAGTTCCCTGATGAGGATGTCAAGGGTTTCCCCACTATCAAGCTGTACCCCGCCGGTAAGAAGAACGCCCCTATCACCTACCCCGGTGCTCGAACCCTTGAGGGTCTTAA